tattcaaaaattaGACAAAGTTTTCATGTTCTTCAAGAAGCCTAATAAGAATTCATCACGTCTGTGGCTTATTGTTTTAGCCGGACATGTGGCATAATGAAAGGCTTTGCACCACCCAATTTGGATGCCATGCTGAGGCTGTCCCTCGTTGCTGTCCCTGTCCTCAAAAGTTCAGAGGAGAAATTGGAATTTGCCGCAGGTTGGGCCAGGAAGCCAAAGCTTGGGGACCGAGTCTGCCCAGAGTTCTCCAGGTCTCCATCTGCTATGAAGAGCTCTGCCTCAGCCCATCCACTTCCTCCCACCTCACTCTCTGAGTCCTGGCTGCTGCTGGCTGACAGGCTGTGATGCCCATCAACCTCTGGAATAAGGTCCTGGACAGAGAAGGACTTTCCTGTGGAAACTGACTGGTCTCCTCTATCTGGCACTGAGGAGGTTGAGAGCTCCACCAGAGGATCCATGTCCATTCCCATGTCTGGGCTCATATGTCTTCTCCAAGAAGCATCCTCTTTGCTGCTGGGTGCCATGTCCTGCTGGGATCTGTTTGAATATGAGGGTGGGAAGCGATCAGAAGGACTGGACTGAGATTGGGTTGATCCATTGTTCACTCTGCCTGACTGAGGCAGCAACAGGGGCAGCTGAAACCGGGCAGACGATGGAGGGGGTGGAGGAGGGCTTGCCAGTTTGGGAAAATGCACCCCTCCAGAGTGTATACTGTTTGGCGTGAAAACAGGTGGGCAATCTGCAGTGGGTGTAGCAAGAGGCTGAAGTGGGCTGAACAGTGAAGCAGAACTGAGCTTGTCGTCTACGGAGGAAGTCCCTGATGAGTTGTTCAAGTTGAAGTTGAACTCGTTGGGAGCCAGGATGAGATGGAAGCCCCGAGGGAAGTTGGAGCTACTCACTTGGCTAAATTGTGAGGGAGACGAGAGATCCTTGGTAAAGACTGGACTTGGGTAGTCTGTCGATTGGGCCAGCTCGAACAGGGGCAGAGAGGACAGACTGAGAGCTGAGGATGTGCCTTTCTGCAGAACCTGCCGGTAGACGTCTAGCAACGAGTCCAACTTTGATTCAATAGACTGGACCTAGAGAGGAGACAGTCAAACACTTAAGCAAATACATGTTGTTGAAGTCAATCACCCCAGTAAATCTACCTGACTATGTATGTCTAAGTatgttttttagtaaaaaatatatttaataataattataaatatatatatatatatatttgaattctAATTTGAAGATttcttaaaattaaaataatgaaattattgaaataaataaacattttaagaaattgtcaaattacacaaattactatacatgtatatatctgtgtgtgtgtgatttgggctTGTTTAGAAcagtaaaatgaattaataaacaacaataaaattaatcaaataCAGTTTTGGTAGGCTTGTAATACAATGTTTGATAATGTCAGTAGACATTTACCTGTCTCTCGACTTTACACACCCTTCCCAACATGCTGACATCCTCAAGCAGATCACCATCAGACAGCATCTTCTCCCTCAGCTTCTTATCTACAGGGATCTGCCCCTTCCCCAGGATCTGATCAACCCTAAGACACACAGTGACATGCTGAAATATCGTTCTAGATCACCCATGATAAACCTTTTTATACAGTACAAGACAATGCATGTAGAAAGTGTGGGATAAAACTCTTTATGTAGActtgtactgtacatatgtaaGTATGTTAGTTTGTAAATATGCTAGAGTATGCTAGTATGCATATTCATTATGTTATTGATTAAGTATGCATGTTCATTATGTTATTGATTAAGTATGCATGTTCATTATGTTATTGATTAAGTATGCATATTCATTATGTTATTGATTAAGTATACATGTTCATTATGTTATTGATTAAGTATGCATGTTCATTATGTTATTGATTAAGTATGCTAGTATGCATGTTCATTATGTTAGTGATTAAGTATGCATGTTCATTATGTTATTGATTAAGTATGCTAGTATGCATGTTCATTATGTTAGTGATTAAGTATGTTTGTATGCACGTTCATTATGTTATTAAGTATGCTAGTATGCATGTTCATTATGTTACTGATTAAGTATGTTTGTATGCACGTTCATTATGTTATTAAGTATGCTAGTATGCATGTTCATTATGTTACTGATTAAGTATGCATGTTCATTATGTTATTGATTAAGTATGCTAGTATGCATGTTCATTATGTTAGTGATTAAGTATGTTTGTATGCACGTTCATTATGTTATTAAGTATGCTAGTATGCATGTTCATTATGTTAGTGATTAAGTATGTTATTATATATGTTCATTATGTTATTGAGTAAGTATGCTAGTATGCATTTTGATTGTTAGTGTTTAAGTATGCTAGTATGCAAAATCATTATGTTAATGATTAAGTATGTTAGTATGCATGTTCATTATGTTATTAATTAAGTATGCATGTTCATTATGTTATTGATTAAGTATGCATGTTCATTATGTTATTGATTAAGTATGTATGTTCATTATGTTATTGATTAAGTATGTATGTTCATTATGTTATTGATTAAGTATGCTAGTATGCATATTCATTATGTTAGAATTTAAGTATGCTAGTATGCATATTTATTATGAATGTTCATTGCAATGTTATCTTTCAGTATGTTAGTATGTATAAAGTGTCAGTGTGATTctgtaaaaacagacaaaacttTCATATGTGTTGAAAACACACTGCATTTGACTGCTAAAGTGTGACTAACCTCGTCTGTAAACTTTTAATTCGACACAGCATGTCCAGGTGTCCTGCTGAATATTGCTCGATCACGTCCTTGACGTCATATGGACGCAGTGTCTCCTTAAACTTCTTCTTTGCCACAAGGAAATTCATGATCCTGCATGTAAATATGAACATTGAACTTAAATATTTTGTAACATTAAGAATATTTACAAGCAGCGTATGAAAATGTgcaagctatatatatatatatatatatatatatacacacacacacacacacacatacaaaaaagcatatatatatacacacacacaacaaaagcaaaataaatatacgCCTGTTGTtataacaaaaagaagaaaagaagatttaaaaataaatgcaataaaggaactaaaataaacaacaacaacaacaacaacaacataaaaaaaacagcccgGTGAAAAAAACGGTGAAAATagagttcatttttttttctgaaaaaaaacagaccatcGTTATTACACTTTGAAATTCAAACCACTAGGGGACAGTAATGACCAACGTTTTGGCTGCTgtttaaatgcacacacacacacacacacacacacacacacacacacacacacacacacacacacacacacacacacacacacacacacacacacacacacacacacacacacacacacacacacacacaacatcttaCAAAGTCACAGTTCAAGGCTCCAAAACACATTAGCACACAATACTTACTGCAGTATGATCACAACACTGTGCTGACTCCCACATGTTAATTAAAGGAGATATACAAAATAACTTCTGGCAGAGTGCTGAAGTCAAGATAACAGAGCGAAACGCTAAAGCATGCTCTCACATTTCCTGAATTGcattttcatattcattttATGAGACCTGGCCTTTTGTTCTCAACCGTAGAGCAGAGCTGACAAAATGTGTGTCATAACTGTAGACCTATAGCATGACCCTGAAGCATAGTTATATATGAAGTTAAGAAGTGTACAGGCATGTGAAGACGGTAGTACACCTAAGTATACCATAGCATACCTTAGTATGGGAGTACAGATGTATGCTAATACATGTGTGTAAATAATCAAGACTTCTAGTGCACAATACAAGATTAATAGTAGGTGACAGCACTAAGATTATGGCTAAGATAAATATACGAtatgttatttaacaaatgtgAAGGGAGGTGAAATATTTCTAATTCAATGGCCCTAATTGATGTAAAAGAGCGAGGGTAAAAGGGCATTTATTATGACTGTGGGGCACCCTGAAACAGAACAGCCCACTGCCAGGAAGTAGCACAGGAAGGCATGTTAGGAAttttctatactgtatgttatatgtGTTTTAAGAATTGATCCCAGAATGTTAGTTGTAATCTCATTTGGAGTTGCTTTTAGATTAACTGCCCATTAAGATCCAGGAGAAGACTGGGATTAGCGTTTATGGTTTGACTTTCATCATGTCTGGCAGTTGCTCTTTTTTGCACTTTGGGGCTTGACCATGAGTAAGGACTTGCACAGAAGGACAATACATCCTGTGCATACACTTATTGACCCAGACTTCTCGGGTAAGTGTTGAGTTTTCTGATTTGATTTTTGTATGTTTAACTGCTCATGTTTCCCTAAGCTTTTAAGTAACTAAACAACTGCTGTTTTACCAAAGCTGTTCACCAAGTTTAGTTAAAATTACTTACATGTGCAAATAGGCATATTGGCTGCTATGCTGTGGGCAATAATGTGTAACGTATGTATATGTTAAATACTATTCAAGTATGCAAGTAAGCCAATATGCATGTGCTCAGTATGCATGCATGCTAGCATTTAAGCACAAAGGAAGGCCAAGATGAAAGTGTTCAAGTATGCTAGTATGCATGCATGCTAACAAGATGTTGATTTAATATGGCTAGTATTAATTTTGCTAGTATGCTAGTGCTTAAGAAAACGAGATTACTTACTTACAGTACGCCCAATGAATTATGCAAGCACACTAGTATGTGCTGGCTACTATGATTCAAGTATGCAAGTATTCATGATTTCTAACATGCTGCAGTTTAATTGTGCCTTCAAGGTAGAGTATACGTATTTTGTAAGTATGATGGTGTTCAAATATGCTAGTATGTCTAGTACAGTGCTGGTTCAACAGGACTAATCATGTTGGCTACAATGCTAACAATTACGAATACATGGTTCCATGCTTGTTAGCATGCTAGAGTTAGAGTATACTAGTACTTGTTTGCTACTATGATAGTATTCACATTTGCTAGTAAACATGTATGTGTTATAGCTAATATTCATGTTGGCTAGTATGATAGTTCTCAGGTTTGCATATTTTTGAAtgctaattttttaaaatatgttagtAGGGTTGAGTATGCATATTTTCTGGTATGAAAGTATTTAGGTATGCTAGTAGGCCAAGATGAAAGTATGCCTGTATGCAGTATGGCTAGTATAACTAGCATTCATGCTTGCTAGTATGCTAGTGTTTAAGCATACCAGTACACGTTTGCAAGTACAGTATGCTAATACAATAGCATGCAATATAATGGTATGCTAGTAGGCGTGTTGGCTAATATTATATGGCTCAAGTAATTGCACCATTATGATTGTGTATATTTCTAGTATGCTAGTGTTGAAGTTTGCAAGTATATttgtaactgtactgtaatcCCTACTTTCCAGGACTAGTGTAGTGTGAACGCGAGGGTATGAGTGAAGGTAAGTCAGTAGATACTGTAGGAGTAAGAGCTAGTGACCAGACAGTTGAGTTTAAATCCTAGATGCCCCACTATTGGGTATTTGTGTCCGTAACCCACCAGTGCTCAGCTCGATGCTCACTTTGTACTTGTGATTCAAGTGAACatggtgtgagagtgtgacagCGTGATGGTGTGCTGAGGATTACCGGACTGCTCGGATCACGCTCTTCACTGCTGGTAACAAGTCTTCAGCAGAGAACTCACAGTGACAGCCTTTCTCATCGACGCTCTCCTCCGGTACTATATTAGCCTCACCTGCTtggacacagatacacacacacacacacacacacacacacacacacacacgtcagctTGCTCCTGCTATCAAGTAAGTTAATGTTCTACTCAGTCATCAGTGTCAGTGAGCTCTCtctaatgttttaatttaaatggaGAAGAAAAAGTAGGTAGTCTATTAGACTAGAAAACCGTTAATAACAAACAAGCCCTAAAGTGGAAAGTGAATCCTATGAAATACATTGAAACTAAACCAACCACCAATGAGAGACACTGGACTATGCAGGAAAAATGAGATTTAGTACTTTaacaaggaacaaaaaaaaatcttcaggcTGTGCAGTACTTGAGGATTCAAGTATATACTGCcagacaaaagaaaaggagaagagagcaaggagtgtgtgagtgagtgtactgTATTAATGGAGTGCACCTTCAGTTAtttttatgtgcttatgttttCATAGATTGTACCAATTCTACTGTAAAACAATCCTGATCTACAAATGAAATTAGGGTTGGACAgtagaaaaacaacacacacacacagatgctgcATGCTCATCGCAGCCTTGAGTCGCTCTCGCCGTTGACAGGGTTGCTGACCTTCAGATTGTATTTCAGCAGATGTAGAAGTTTGATGCTTTTAAAAACACTGGAAGAGATTGCAGCCTAGAATacatgtgtgtgagtctgtgtgcgcgcacatgtgtgtgtgtgtgtgttctggctTTGGATGTTGGACAAAACCAGTGTATTCGCACAGCCAAAGAGAAGATACAGGATCTGCAGCGTCAGCCCATAGAGGAAGGGATAACAGGGAAGGGAGAAGGAGGTGGACTGTGAGAACTAAAACCCAATTTCAGCAGACAACTGAGGACCATCTGCTCCTTAAAGACACACCGCTCAAGAAAATATTAGCCATCATTTGTGTTAGGTGTTAAGACGGTGCTTCAGTGTTGATATTTAAGCTTAGATTTTATCAGTGTTAGAATAACCGTGACCATAATCATGTTTGCAATAGTTTTATACTACAGTCATGTTGACTTATGGATTaaggtgttaaataaataagggaAAATAAGGCATGTGACGGGGTGTGATGAGGCACAATGCTCATGGAGTGCAGTTGCCCCTGCTGTgcattagtttattatttttgtacatttttgtggATTCTGTTTAGAACACAGCAAAAGTTAACTGTTAACgtgtttactacatttatggTATGTAATTGTTGATATTAACACCTTTATAAGCTGACAATATCAACAATTACATACCATAAGTGTAGTAAACACTTAAAAAACAGTAACTAATCAATTAACTGTTTTTTCCTGTTCTAGTTGTAATAAGCAACAAAGCTTCTGAGTTGATTGTCAGTTTTCTGAAAAAATACAATGTTCAGTTCATTCTTTCACAACaggattttttactttttattttctcaccgTCTGTGGTAGAGCGAGATTGGCTCTTGAGACGGAGAGAGGGTCTGAAGCGAGTGCGGTCGTTGAAGCTCCAGCTCTTTTGCACTTTAACTGGACTGGAGCTATCTGCGTTAATCTCAGAGCCTGGAGAACGCCGGTCTGTGATGGATGTCTGTCTGCTCTTAATGCTCTGACCACGAGGACTTGCCATCCTTACGCGGTCTTTAAAGCTCAGCTTCTGACTGagagatgaaataaaaagacatgTTAAGAACAAGAAGTTAACAGCGCATTCAAGATGCTGACTTTAAGATGCTGTAACATCATCATTGTACACTGTGGGACTTCATGTTGCTTTCAAGCTGCACGCAAACTCCTTCACTGatattgtattcatttttagaCACCATTTtcctttataaataatattaatattattataatatataatattaaattaataaaagattCTGACTGAAAGGCTTAAACATTTGCATGTTCTTGCTCAAGatctaatctaaaaaataaagactCGATGTttctatacatatacatatatgtttcACTGTATGAGACAAGTGTTTGTCCTCTAGCATGTGCAGCAACTTGTAAATGTTAGTGTTTTTCTGGTTAGCCGTCTACTCTGCTCCAACCATAGCTGAGGTTAGAGTGTTAAACCACACGTCTTTGCATTACTCAACTCATGAGAAATTAGGATTCATTTTAAAGTTACATTCAGgttaaattcttaaaaaattAATTTCTATAAAGTTGATACAAATCTTCCTGTTTGAAAAATCCTACAAAATCTTCAAAAAGGTTATGGAACAAGGACAAAATAACGATGACACCAGGCATAGCAATAACAGGAAGTAACtagtaaataatagtaatagcaCTCATTACAACCACACAAGCCagattggtaaaaaaaaaatccactataTTACATAACACTAGCATGTATAAGAGATTATTATGACTGGGAGCATTAGCATGCATTGTCTGAGAGCAAAAGGTAATTTTTCATTTGCAAGCAAAGTTCTTTCAACTAAATCTGTTAAAAGCAGCAGCTCGTGGCCATAGACTTTGGTGGGAAAAGACATTAGGCATTAAACAGTGATGTAGTCTCATTAGGCTCAGAAACAGTGACAAAGCTTCAGAATTAATTGAGAGGCTTGCACATAAAAAGGCCTAAAAGCCAGCAACaacaaaagccaaaaaaaaacaatacaatttcTCTAGATGATCACTTCAAAGCCAAATTAACTACTTAGCTAGCTAGATAATTGCTAACCTCAGCATCAGACGTCATGTTCACTAAACTTTAGCTGAATTTCTGATGCATGTAGCACACAAAATTGGAAAAACACCAAGAGTTTCAGAGTCGTGATTGGTTGGATTCTACAGTCTTTCCAGGACACGCGTGTCAAGAAGGAAGCCAACTATCCAGACTATATGGGGCACATATTTGAAAAGCGTATGTCTCAATCCCACCTGCTCCTATGGACAAGCCACCACTGCACATTCTAGTACTAGACTGTGGAGATAAACGCACAGCACACAGATGCCACCTCCTTTCTAATGGGatctaaaaaacaaaatctatatCCCATGTTTTCCCAGTTGTCCATGCACTTTAGAATCAGTTTAGCATTCCAGAAGTTAGCAGAGCATGATGCATGGCACATATACCTCCTCAAACTGAGTTTCCTTCGAAGTCCACTCTTATCCCTAAAACCCTTACTAGGATCAAGGAAGAGATACAGGCAAAATGTCAAGTTACTTCAATTGCTGTCCCTCAGCGGgtgactgattttattttgtaacccATGTGCTAGTCAGTAAAGCTATGCTATTGCCACTCCAACAACACATGGGTACATTTCTGATGACCAGTGAGTCAACAGGCTATAGTCCTTGGCCTCATTAGGAGcaataaacacttttaaaaacCAGATTACTCTGATGAAGGACCCTCGATCCTGCACCTCGTTTACATCTTTGATATGGCATTTCACACAAAGGCCAGATGGGGATAAAAAAATGATCAGGTTTATTCACAGCTCTGAACCTCTGATATATGATAAATGATATTATTTGCCTTGGCTTGgctattatgatttttttccccatttggCCAAAGGCCATTATTCTCTCTGTGATTCTTAGAAATCATGAGCTAATTAGAATGGAAAATCATGCAGCTGCCTGTAGGATGTCAATTTTAGCTGTTCGACAGCGGCATACATTAGCCTAATAACCGTAGTGTGGTAGCGTTAGTGTCATCCTCGAGCCCgtattttctctctttaactCAAAACAATGTCTCCGATGGAGCACATTTCACACATATGtgacaaacacaacactaagGCCTTGCAATTAGTTTACAATCATGgac
This genomic window from Tachysurus fulvidraco isolate hzauxx_2018 chromosome 18, HZAU_PFXX_2.0, whole genome shotgun sequence contains:
- the kcnq5b gene encoding potassium voltage-gated channel subfamily KQT member 5 isoform X1 — protein: MPRDRGGDEGASGGVRLEARGTEDVERGGGVARRPVADGRRGERGARLSLLGKPLVYGAQSGRRNARYRRLQNCLYNVLERPRAWAFVYHALVFVLVFGCLVLSVFSTIPEHLELLSRALFILEFVMIIVFGMEYVVRLWSAGCCCRYRGWQGRLRFARKPFCIIDIIVLIASVAVVSAGSQGNIFAASALRSMRFLQILRMVRMDRRGGTWKLLGSVVYAHSKELVTAWYIGFLVLIFASFLVYLVEKDLNKEFSTYADALWWGTITLTTIGYGDKTPKTWTGRLLSSGFALLGISFFALPAGILGSGFALKVQEQHRQKHFEKRRNPAACLIQCVWRSYAADENSVSIATWKPHLKALHTCSPTKKDQAETSTNKGFRDKSGLRRKLSLRSQKLSFKDRVRMASPRGQSIKSRQTSITDRRSPGSEINADSSSPVKVQKSWSFNDRTRFRPSLRLKSQSRSTTDGEANIVPEESVDEKGCHCEFSAEDLLPAVKSVIRAVRIMNFLVAKKKFKETLRPYDVKDVIEQYSAGHLDMLCRIKSLQTRVDQILGKGQIPVDKKLREKMLSDGDLLEDVSMLGRVCKVERQVQSIESKLDSLLDVYRQVLQKGTSSALSLSSLPLFELAQSTDYPSPVFTKDLSSPSQFSQVSSSNFPRGFHLILAPNEFNFNLNNSSGTSSVDDKLSSASLFSPLQPLATPTADCPPVFTPNSIHSGGVHFPKLASPPPPPPSSARFQLPLLLPQSGRVNNGSTQSQSSPSDRFPPSYSNRSQQDMAPSSKEDASWRRHMSPDMGMDMDPLVELSTSSVPDRGDQSVSTGKSFSVQDLIPEVDGHHSLSASSSQDSESEVGGSGWAEAELFIADGDLENSGQTRSPSFGFLAQPAANSNFSSELLRTGTATRDSLSMASKLGGAKPFIMPHVRLKQ
- the kcnq5b gene encoding potassium voltage-gated channel subfamily KQT member 4 isoform X2, with the protein product MPRDRGGDEGASGGVRLEARGTEDVERGGGVARRPVADGRRGERGARLSLLGKPLVYGAQSGRRNARYRRLQNCLYNVLERPRAWAFVYHALVFVLVFGCLVLSVFSTIPEHLELLSRALFILEFVMIIVFGMEYVVRLWSAGCCCRYRGWQGRLRFARKPFCIIDIIVLIASVAVVSAGSQGNIFAASALRSMRFLQILRMVRMDRRGGTWKLLGSVVYAHSKELVTAWYIGFLVLIFASFLVYLVEKDLNKEFSTYADALWWGTITLTTIGYGDKTPKTWTGRLLSSGFALLGISFFALPAGILGSGFALKVQEQHRQKHFEKRRNPAACLIQAAWRYYSTDDSRVYLEATWRHYESTVPVLRKDQAETSTNKGFRDKSGLRRKLSLRSQKLSFKDRVRMASPRGQSIKSRQTSITDRRSPGSEINADSSSPVKVQKSWSFNDRTRFRPSLRLKSQSRSTTDGEANIVPEESVDEKGCHCEFSAEDLLPAVKSVIRAVRIMNFLVAKKKFKETLRPYDVKDVIEQYSAGHLDMLCRIKSLQTRVDQILGKGQIPVDKKLREKMLSDGDLLEDVSMLGRVCKVERQVQSIESKLDSLLDVYRQVLQKGTSSALSLSSLPLFELAQSTDYPSPVFTKDLSSPSQFSQVSSSNFPRGFHLILAPNEFNFNLNNSSGTSSVDDKLSSASLFSPLQPLATPTADCPPVFTPNSIHSGGVHFPKLASPPPPPPSSARFQLPLLLPQSGRVNNGSTQSQSSPSDRFPPSYSNRSQQDMAPSSKEDASWRRHMSPDMGMDMDPLVELSTSSVPDRGDQSVSTGKSFSVQDLIPEVDGHHSLSASSSQDSESEVGGSGWAEAELFIADGDLENSGQTRSPSFGFLAQPAANSNFSSELLRTGTATRDSLSMASKLGGAKPFIMPHVRLKQ
- the kcnq5b gene encoding potassium voltage-gated channel subfamily KQT member 4 isoform X4, coding for MPRDRGGDEGASGGVRLEARGTEDVERGGGVARRPVADGRRGERGARLSLLGKPLVYGAQSGRRNARYRRLQNCLYNVLERPRAWAFVYHALVFVLVFGCLVLSVFSTIPEHLELLSRALFILEFVMIIVFGMEYVVRLWSAGCCCRYRGWQGRLRFARKPFCIIDIIVLIASVAVVSAGSQGNIFAASALRSMRFLQILRMVRMDRRGGTWKLLGSVVYAHSKELVTAWYIGFLVLIFASFLVYLVEKDLNKEFSTYADALWWGTITLTTIGYGDKTPKTWTGRLLSSGFALLGISFFALPAGILGSGFALKVQEQHRQKHFEKRRNPAACLIQAAWRYYSTDDSRVYLEATWRHYESTVPVLRKDQAETSTNQKLSFKDRVRMASPRGQSIKSRQTSITDRRSPGSEINADSSSPVKVQKSWSFNDRTRFRPSLRLKSQSRSTTDGEANIVPEESVDEKGCHCEFSAEDLLPAVKSVIRAVRIMNFLVAKKKFKETLRPYDVKDVIEQYSAGHLDMLCRIKSLQTRVDQILGKGQIPVDKKLREKMLSDGDLLEDVSMLGRVCKVERQVQSIESKLDSLLDVYRQVLQKGTSSALSLSSLPLFELAQSTDYPSPVFTKDLSSPSQFSQVSSSNFPRGFHLILAPNEFNFNLNNSSGTSSVDDKLSSASLFSPLQPLATPTADCPPVFTPNSIHSGGVHFPKLASPPPPPPSSARFQLPLLLPQSGRVNNGSTQSQSSPSDRFPPSYSNRSQQDMAPSSKEDASWRRHMSPDMGMDMDPLVELSTSSVPDRGDQSVSTGKSFSVQDLIPEVDGHHSLSASSSQDSESEVGGSGWAEAELFIADGDLENSGQTRSPSFGFLAQPAANSNFSSELLRTGTATRDSLSMASKLGGAKPFIMPHVRLKQ
- the kcnq5b gene encoding potassium voltage-gated channel subfamily KQT member 5 isoform X3, producing the protein MPRDRGGDEGASGGVRLEARGTEDVERGGGVARRPVADGRRGERGARLSLLGKPLVYGAQSGRRNARYRRLQNCLYNVLERPRAWAFVYHALVFVLVFGCLVLSVFSTIPEHLELLSRALFILEFVMIIVFGMEYVVRLWSAGCCCRYRGWQGRLRFARKPFCIIDIIVLIASVAVVSAGSQGNIFAASALRSMRFLQILRMVRMDRRGGTWKLLGSVVYAHSKELVTAWYIGFLVLIFASFLVYLVEKDLNKEFSTYADALWWGTITLTTIGYGDKTPKTWTGRLLSSGFALLGISFFALPAGILGSGFALKVQEQHRQKHFEKRRNPAACLIQCVWRSYAADENSVSIATWKPHLKALHTCSPTKKDQAETSTNQKLSFKDRVRMASPRGQSIKSRQTSITDRRSPGSEINADSSSPVKVQKSWSFNDRTRFRPSLRLKSQSRSTTDGEANIVPEESVDEKGCHCEFSAEDLLPAVKSVIRAVRIMNFLVAKKKFKETLRPYDVKDVIEQYSAGHLDMLCRIKSLQTRVDQILGKGQIPVDKKLREKMLSDGDLLEDVSMLGRVCKVERQVQSIESKLDSLLDVYRQVLQKGTSSALSLSSLPLFELAQSTDYPSPVFTKDLSSPSQFSQVSSSNFPRGFHLILAPNEFNFNLNNSSGTSSVDDKLSSASLFSPLQPLATPTADCPPVFTPNSIHSGGVHFPKLASPPPPPPSSARFQLPLLLPQSGRVNNGSTQSQSSPSDRFPPSYSNRSQQDMAPSSKEDASWRRHMSPDMGMDMDPLVELSTSSVPDRGDQSVSTGKSFSVQDLIPEVDGHHSLSASSSQDSESEVGGSGWAEAELFIADGDLENSGQTRSPSFGFLAQPAANSNFSSELLRTGTATRDSLSMASKLGGAKPFIMPHVRLKQ